One genomic segment of Nonomuraea coxensis DSM 45129 includes these proteins:
- a CDS encoding ABC transporter ATP-binding protein/permease — protein sequence MELFTPTLDWSSELWTSLLWIAKAWAIAAVCALAVLVLIGLTTTWGRQFWHITGAYFTGRDSVRVWLGLGALLLSVVTGVRLDVLFSYQGNDMLSSLQVAVQGIAVGKAPVRDSGEQGFWTSLGIFCVLAAVHIARLLLDLFLFQRFVLAWRAWLTDRLTGDWLDGKAYYRSRFIDDTIDNPDQRIQADIDVLTAGYGPLPNLPSNGGTAGTLLFGAISAVISIVSFTAILWNLSGTLSLFGTEIPRAMFWIGLVYVLFASVVAFWIGRPIIWLAFRNEKYNAAFRYALVRLRDAAEAVAFYRGEVAERTGLRRLFAPVVANYKRYLNRTIGFNGWNLAISQSIVPLPYVLQAPRLFAAEIRLGDLTQSASAFNEIQSGLSFFRNAYDAFAGYRAAIIRLHGLVVANAEARALPEVTTRPSTGTEVELTAVEVRTPDGRPLIEPLDLRLEEGDTMVVTGPSGSGKTTLLRSLAELWPFTSGTLTRPGGANETMFLSQLPYVPLGDLRAVVTYPGEEGGIDDETLRATLREVALPHLAERLDEVQDWSKILSPGEQQRVAFARILLTRPKVVFLDEATSALDQGLEFALYRLVRTELPGTILVSVSHRASVDRHHAQELRLLGDGAWHVAPLGADDDDPLGRPSSPAHPCP from the coding sequence ATGGAGTTGTTCACCCCGACGCTCGACTGGAGCTCCGAGCTCTGGACCTCGCTGCTGTGGATCGCCAAGGCGTGGGCGATCGCCGCGGTGTGCGCCCTGGCCGTCCTCGTGCTCATCGGCCTGACCACCACGTGGGGGCGGCAGTTCTGGCACATCACCGGCGCGTACTTCACCGGCCGCGACAGCGTCAGGGTCTGGCTCGGGCTCGGCGCCCTGCTGCTGTCGGTGGTCACCGGCGTCCGGCTGGACGTGCTGTTCAGCTACCAGGGCAACGACATGCTGTCCAGCCTCCAGGTCGCGGTCCAGGGCATCGCCGTCGGCAAGGCCCCGGTGCGCGACTCCGGCGAGCAGGGCTTCTGGACGTCCCTCGGGATCTTCTGCGTCCTCGCGGCCGTGCACATCGCCCGGCTGCTGCTGGACCTGTTCCTGTTCCAGCGGTTCGTGCTCGCCTGGCGCGCCTGGCTCACCGACCGGCTCACCGGCGACTGGCTCGACGGGAAGGCGTACTACCGGTCGCGGTTCATCGACGACACCATCGACAACCCCGACCAGCGCATCCAGGCCGACATCGACGTGCTCACCGCCGGGTACGGGCCGCTGCCCAACCTGCCCAGCAACGGGGGGACGGCGGGCACGCTGCTGTTCGGCGCGATCTCGGCGGTCATCTCGATCGTGTCGTTCACCGCGATCCTGTGGAACCTGTCGGGCACGCTCTCCCTGTTCGGGACGGAGATCCCCCGGGCGATGTTCTGGATCGGGCTGGTCTACGTCCTGTTCGCCTCCGTCGTCGCGTTCTGGATCGGCCGGCCGATCATCTGGCTGGCCTTCAGGAACGAGAAGTACAACGCCGCCTTCCGCTACGCCCTGGTGCGCCTGCGCGACGCCGCCGAGGCGGTCGCCTTCTACCGGGGCGAGGTCGCCGAGCGCACGGGGCTGCGGCGGCTGTTCGCCCCCGTCGTCGCCAACTACAAGCGCTACCTGAACCGCACCATCGGCTTCAACGGCTGGAACCTCGCGATCAGCCAGAGCATCGTGCCCCTGCCCTACGTCCTGCAGGCGCCGCGGCTGTTCGCCGCCGAGATCCGCCTCGGCGACCTCACGCAGTCGGCGTCGGCGTTCAACGAGATCCAGAGCGGCCTGTCGTTCTTCCGCAACGCCTACGACGCCTTCGCCGGCTACCGGGCGGCGATCATCCGGCTGCACGGCCTGGTCGTCGCCAACGCCGAGGCCAGGGCGCTGCCGGAGGTGACGACCCGGCCGAGCACCGGCACGGAGGTCGAGCTGACGGCCGTCGAGGTCCGCACGCCCGACGGCCGGCCGCTCATCGAGCCGCTCGACCTGCGGCTGGAGGAGGGCGACACGATGGTCGTCACCGGGCCGTCCGGCAGCGGCAAGACCACCCTGCTGCGCAGCCTCGCCGAGCTGTGGCCGTTCACCAGCGGCACGCTGACCCGGCCGGGCGGGGCCAACGAGACGATGTTCCTGTCGCAGCTGCCGTACGTGCCGCTCGGCGACCTGCGGGCCGTCGTCACCTACCCCGGTGAGGAGGGCGGCATCGACGACGAGACCCTGCGCGCCACCCTGCGCGAGGTCGCGCTGCCGCACCTCGCCGAACGGCTCGACGAGGTCCAGGACTGGTCCAAGATCCTCTCTCCGGGGGAGCAGCAGCGCGTCGCGTTCGCCCGGATCCTGCTGACCAGGCCCAAGGTGGTCTTCCTCGACGAGGCGACCTCGGCGCTGGACCAGGGCCTGGAGTTCGCCCTCTACCGGCTGGTGCGGACCGAGCTGCCCGGCACCATCCTCGTCAGCGTCAGCCACCGCGCGAGCGTCGACCGGCACCACGCCCAGGAGCTCCGGCTGCTCGGCGACGGCGCGTGGCACGTGGCCCCCCTGGGCGCCGACGACGACGATCCCCTCGGCCGGCCCTCCAGCCCGGCCCACCCATGCCCATGA
- a CDS encoding (2Fe-2S)-binding protein, translating to MPEHTFRVNGEQVTVDVADDVRLLWVLRDVLGITGPKYGCGINVCKACTSHLNGKAVNPCAIPVKDLRPSDEVTTIEGLPATVGQDLHPMQRAWLEHDVAQCGYCQPGQIMAAVALVNRVAAEGRAITDADLDGIRNICRCGTYVRIRQAIRKGAEHI from the coding sequence TCGCCGACGACGTACGCCTGCTGTGGGTGCTGCGCGACGTCCTCGGCATCACCGGCCCGAAGTACGGCTGCGGCATCAACGTCTGCAAGGCCTGCACCAGCCACCTCAACGGCAAGGCGGTCAACCCCTGCGCCATCCCCGTCAAGGACCTGCGGCCGTCCGACGAGGTCACCACGATCGAGGGCCTGCCGGCCACGGTCGGCCAGGACCTGCACCCCATGCAGCGGGCCTGGCTGGAGCACGACGTCGCGCAGTGCGGCTACTGCCAGCCGGGCCAGATCATGGCCGCCGTGGCGCTGGTCAACCGGGTCGCCGCGGAGGGCCGCGCCATCACCGACGCCGATCTCGACGGCATCCGCAACATCTGCCGCTGCGGCACCTACGTCCGCATCAGGCAGGCCATCAGGAAGGGCGCCGAGCACATTTGA